A genomic segment from Arcobacter acticola encodes:
- a CDS encoding 3-isopropylmalate dehydratase large subunit encodes MGQTITEKIFSEHVGKEVYAGEIVRSPIDMVIGNDITTPISIKAFEDGGFEKLVNPEGFAIVLDHFIPAKDIASANQAKISRDFAYKHNLKYFFDEKDMGIEHALLPEKGLVLPGDVIIGADSHTCTHGALGAFSTGMGSTDISFGMITGGNWFKVPESIKVVFKGKPGPYVTGKDLILEIIRILGVDGALYKALEFTGDTIAYLSMDDRFSLCNMAIEAGAKNGIVAYDDVTKEFLDTVGANNNGLRAEPKIHYSDADAIYCQVIEIDVEALNPVIAYPFLPSNGHSVNQAVIDDIKVDQVFIGSCTNGRLSDFKVAAEILEGKKVARHVRLIVTPGTQKILRDAQKAGYIDILVDAGAVVSNPTCGACLGGYMGILGDGEVCISTTNRNFVGRMGSRSSKIYLANSAVAAASAISGYITDPRSL; translated from the coding sequence ATGGGTCAAACAATAACAGAAAAGATTTTTAGTGAGCATGTAGGAAAAGAAGTATATGCAGGAGAAATAGTTAGAAGTCCGATTGATATGGTAATTGGAAATGATATTACAACTCCAATTTCTATTAAAGCATTTGAAGATGGTGGTTTTGAAAAACTTGTAAATCCAGAAGGTTTTGCAATTGTTCTTGATCACTTTATTCCAGCAAAAGATATTGCATCAGCAAATCAAGCAAAAATATCAAGAGATTTTGCTTATAAACATAATTTAAAATATTTCTTTGATGAAAAAGATATGGGAATTGAGCATGCGCTTTTACCTGAAAAAGGTTTAGTATTACCAGGTGATGTTATTATTGGTGCAGATTCACATACATGTACACATGGAGCTTTAGGTGCATTTTCTACAGGTATGGGAAGTACAGATATCTCTTTTGGAATGATTACAGGTGGTAACTGGTTTAAAGTTCCTGAATCAATTAAAGTTGTATTCAAAGGAAAACCAGGTCCTTATGTAACTGGAAAAGATTTAATTTTAGAAATAATTAGAATTTTAGGTGTTGATGGAGCTTTATATAAAGCTTTAGAATTCACAGGTGATACAATTGCTTACTTAAGTATGGATGATAGGTTTTCATTATGTAATATGGCAATTGAAGCAGGAGCTAAAAATGGTATTGTTGCATATGATGATGTTACAAAAGAATTTTTAGATACTGTTGGTGCAAATAACAATGGATTAAGAGCAGAGCCAAAAATTCATTATTCAGATGCTGATGCTATATATTGTCAAGTGATTGAAATTGATGTTGAAGCATTAAATCCTGTAATTGCATATCCTTTCTTACCATCAAATGGACACTCTGTAAATCAAGCTGTAATTGATGATATCAAAGTTGACCAAGTATTTATTGGATCTTGTACTAATGGAAGATTATCAGATTTTAAAGTTGCAGCTGAAATTTTAGAAGGTAAAAAAGTAGCACGACATGTAAGATTAATAGTAACTCCTGGAACTCAAAAAATTCTAAGAGATGCACAAAAAGCTGGATATATTGATATATTAGTTGATGCAGGTGCAGTTGTATCAAATCCAACTTGTGGAGCATGTTTAGGTGGATATATGGGTATTTTAGGTGATGGTGAAGTTTGTATCTCTACAACAAATAGAAACTTTGTTGGAAGAATGGGATCAAGATCTTCAAAAATTTATTTAGCAAATAGTGCAGTTGCAGCAGCATCTGCTATTTCTGGATATATTACAGATCCTAGAAGTTTATAA
- the lspA gene encoding signal peptidase II, with product MKKKLVIAIYLFITIFILDQVVKYGFANLAWDVDGPYMSLKLAYNYGVAFSMFSFLEHNLKYIQLLIIVIATIYLLKNKDVFDEYYLSIALLYAGGLSNILDRFTYGGVVDYFYWHYGFEFAIFNIADVIINMAVALIIYKQIKQIREEKKQKNIKS from the coding sequence ATGAAAAAGAAATTAGTAATAGCAATATATTTATTTATAACAATTTTTATATTAGATCAAGTTGTTAAATATGGCTTTGCTAATTTAGCTTGGGATGTAGACGGTCCTTATATGTCATTAAAATTGGCATATAATTATGGAGTTGCTTTTTCAATGTTTTCATTTTTGGAACATAATTTAAAATATATTCAACTTTTAATTATAGTAATTGCAACAATTTACTTATTAAAAAACAAAGATGTTTTTGATGAGTATTATTTATCTATTGCACTTTTATATGCAGGTGGACTATCAAATATCCTAGATAGGTTTACCTATGGTGGTGTAGTAGATTATTTTTATTGGCATTATGGTTTTGAATTTGCTATATTTAATATAGCTGATGTGATAATAAATATGGCAGTTGCTTTGATTATTTATAAGCAAATAAAACAAATAAGAGAAGAAAAAAAGCAAAAAAACATCAAATCTTAG